From a single Ornithodoros turicata isolate Travis chromosome 8, ASM3712646v1, whole genome shotgun sequence genomic region:
- the LOC135367392 gene encoding semaphorin-1A-like: MNLLTVVYILSTVIACYGIWDHELSPHAHVQDYPKQLVHTFLPGNATGENLRVLLVEGDYVLVGGRNTLYNISLVTMQPEQNITWNPTPMSFANCQVNLERGTACGNFIRVVFRTSSGSLLVCGTHAFAPRCRVYKRDTMGNLTIKKDTDGKALCPADARQATVYIQTSQRLFSAVSAYPKAGRWPVIYGHPLRTSPNDSKLAFDAQFVGVVRWSHFLYFFFRESVRESRECAPVTLATVARLCTSDSGSPSQKSWSTFSKARLRCSLNGSAPHNFTNLQDISWTKSESLVYAVFGATGGPVEASAVCVFSIASVNHVLRSNRSIIEENCPASESQENAIAGTIFSYFDDPLLVHVGFDYHYTTVAVEEQVATTSGRKLDVLFVGTSHGHVIKIINLGQKVVATEVVEDIFVFPEGQAVLQLKIVQSHRMATLLVVTYHEVVSVPLDNCNWTARTCEQCVGLQDPYCAWDSVRSTCVSLLLTQSNVDLVQNVTSGHSDMCRLRSAVRAERGSLLNPSMDMSHFYSGRTFGLALSFCVFTSVIVGVFTGYWCNGHRKKSFFYLNYK, encoded by the coding sequence ATGAACTTGCTCACAGTTGTTTACATTCTTAGCACTGTTATTGCCTGTTACGGCATCTGGGACCACGAACTCTCACCGCACGCGCATGTCCAAGATTACCCGAAGCAGCTGGTCCATACATTTTTACCGGGCAACGCGACAGGAGAAAACCTGCGGGTTCTTCTCGTAGAAGGTGACTACGTTCTGGTCGGCGGAAGAAACACTCTGTACAACATCAGCCTGGTCACGATGCAGCCGGAGCAAAATATCACTTGGAACCCGACCCCCATGAGCTTCGCAAACTGCCAGGTTAACCTCGAGCGAGGCACTGCGTGTGGAAATTTCATCCGAGTAGTTTTCCGCACGTCTTCAGGATCGCTGCTTGTTTGCGGGACGCACGCTTTCGCACCTCGTTGTCGGGTCTACAAGCGAGACACTATGGGTAACCTGACCATCAAGAAAGATACAGACGGCAAAGCTCTCTGTCCTGCCGATGCGAGACAGGCTACCGTATATATTCAGACGTCCCAAAGACTATTTTCAGCTGTGTCTGCTTATCCGAAGGCTGGACGCTGGCCCGTGATCTATGGCCATCCGTTAAGAACCTCACCGAACGACTCCAAGCTGGCTTTCGACGCGCAATTTGTAGGAGTAGTTCGATGGAGtcattttctttatttcttcttcCGGGAATCTGTTCGGGAAAGCCGTGAATGTGCACCGGTCACGCTGGCAACCGTAGCCCGTCTATGTACAAGCGACTCCGGATCACCTTCTCAGAAGTCGTGGTCGACCTTTTCAAAGGCTCGGCTGCGCTGCTCACTGAATGGCTCAGCGCCGCACAACTTCACCAACTTGCAAGACATTAGCTGGACCAAATCGGAAAGTTTAGTGTACGCAGTCTTCGGCGCTACTGGAGGTCCTGTCGAGGCCTCGGCCGTTTGCGTCTTCAGCATTGCGAGCGTGAATCACGTTTTGCGTAGCAACCGCTCAATCATCGAAGAAAATTGCCCGGCTTCGGAGAGTCAAGAGAACGCCATCGCAGGTACCATATTCAGTTATTTCGACGACCCACTGCTCGTACATGTCGGCTTCGATTACCACtacacaacggttgcagtcgaGGAGCAAGTGGCGACGACCAGTGGGCGCAAGTTGGACGTTCTCTTCGTCGGTACTAGTCACGGTCACGTGATCAAAATTATCAACCTCGGCCAAAAGGTCGTCGCGACCGAGGTCGTTGAGGACATCTTTGTCTTTCCCGAAGGTCAAGCGGTGCTGCAACTAAAAATTGTTCAAAGTCATAGAATGGCGACCCTCTTGGTCGTAACGTATCATGAAGTGGTCTCTGTGCCGCTAGACAACTGCAACTGGACTGCGAGAACGTGCGAACAGTGTGTCGGACTGCAGGACCCATACTGTGCTTGGGATAGCGTGCGTTCAACGTGCGTCTCTCTCTTGCTCACGCAGTCCAACGTGGACTTGGTTCAAAATGTGACTTCGGGTCACAGTGACATGTGTCGGCTGCGGTCGGCCGTCAGAGCAGAAAGGGGCAGTCTGCTGAACCCGTCAATGGACATGTCGCACTTTTACAGCGGGAGGACATTCGGTTTGGCACTCAGTTTCTGTGTGTTCACATCGGTCATTGTCGGCGTCTTCACCGGATACTGGTGTAATGGACACCGCAAAAAAAGTTTCTTCTATTTAAACTACAAATGA
- the LOC135367390 gene encoding ATP-dependent RNA helicase DDX3X-like isoform X3 gives MINESDQNGKGLEQQFAGLDLNSGCQGNKSAPTRYVPPHLRNNRSHQGPQQSNQFATQKSYTDFRGAEDWGGRDAGDRFKGGERGGRGGADFSNFGGRGKRNDAGNVRNSGFPPRQGGGGNWRNPEEAAKEGWGARDGERGGGGGGNWDRRNGGRRTYDDEDWTRPLPRDERIEKELFSQGHTGINFEKYEDIPVEATGEDAPKHITSFDECSMTEIIRNNIELTHYRNPTPVQKYAIPIILGKRDLMACAQTGSGKTAAFLVPILNQIFEDGAPKNVPAPTRYSSRPKQYPLALILSPTRELACQIYDEACKFAYRSRVRPCVVYGGADPVQQMRDLDKGCHLLVATPGRLVDMMERGKVSLELVRYLVLDEADRMLDMGFEPQIRRIVLEDNMPATGRRQTLMFSATFPKKVQELARKFLDNYIFLAVGRVGSTSENITQKVVWVEEHDKRSFLLDLLNAAGLKGNSNQYNPSDSLTLSFVETKKGADALEHFLLKEGYPVTSIHGDRSQREREEALWSFRTGRTPILVATAVAARGLDIPNVKHVINFDLPSDIEEYVHRIGRTGRVGNLGLATSFFNEKNRNMALDLVELITETKQELPDWLAALAKEVQAEQRSSNQRRYGGGGRSGRYGAGGFGSRDYRQYSRDRPAGGSGPGGRPVNNNAGGYGGGAPQYGGYGANHFAGNTYRPSSYGGNYSSSSTDWWGN, from the exons ATGATTAATGAATCCGACCAAAATGGGAAGGGTCTAGAGCAGCAG tttgctGGTCTAGACTTGAACTCTGGTTGTCAGGGTAACAAATCTG CCCCAACCAGGTACGTGCCCCCACACTTGAGGAACAACCGTTCCCACCAAGGCCCTCAGCAGTCAAACCAGTTTGCAACTCAGAAAAGTTACACAGACTTCCGTGGGGCTGAAGATTGGGGTGGACGTGACGCGGGAGACCGTTTCAAGG GAGGCGAACGTGGTGGACGTGGTGGTGCTGACTTCTCCAACTTTGGGGGTCGAGGAAAGAGAAACGACGCTGGCAATGTGCGCAACAGTGGCTTCCCACCTCGTCA GGGTGGTGGCGGAAACTGGAGAAACCCAGAGGAAGCAGCAAAGGAAGGCTGGGGTGCACGTGACGGAGAgcgtggcggtggtggtggcggcAACTGGGACCGCCGCAATGGGGGCCGGCGCACTTATGACGATGAGGACTGGACGAGACCCCTACCTAGGGACGAGCGGATAGAGAA agAATTATTTTCCCAGGGTCACACTGGGATCAACTTTGAAAAGTATGAAGATATTCCTGTTGAGGCAACTGGAGAAGATGCCCCAAAGCATATTACCTCATTCGATGAGTGCTCAATGACGGAGATTATCCGCAACAACATTGAGCTGACCCACTACCGTAATCCCACCCCGGTGCAGAAGTATGCCATACCCATCATCTTGGGCAAACGTGATCTCATGGCCTGCGCACAGACGG GGTCGGGAAAGACGGCGGCCTTTCTGGTGCCGATTCTGAACCAGATCTTCGAGGACGGTGCCCCCAAGAACGTTCCTGCACCAACACGCTATTCGTCCAGGCCGAAGCAATATCCCCTGGCACTCATCTTGAGTCCCACCAGGGAGCTGGCGTGCCAGATCTATGACGAGGCGTGCAAGTTTGCATACCGCTCACGGGTGAGGCCCTGCGTAGTGTATGGTGGAGCTGATCCCGTGCAACAGATGAGGGATCTGGACAAGGGCTGCCATCTGTTGGTTGCCACACCCGGTCGTCTCGTAGACATGATGGAGCGTGGCAAG GTGAGCCTGGAGCTGGTGCGTTACCTAGTACTGGACGAAGCTGACCGTATGCTGGACATGGGCTTTGAGCCTCAGATTAGACGCATTGTGCTCGAGGACAACATGCCTGCCACAGGGCGGCGCCAGACCCTTATGTTCTCCGCTACGTTTCCCAAGAAAGTTCAG GAGCTGGCACGGAAGTTCTTGGACAATTACATATTCTTGGCGGTGGGACGTGTGGGCAGCACGTCTGAGAACATCACCCAGAAGGTGGTGTGGGTGGAGGAGCATGACAAACGTTCCTTCTTGCTGGATCTGCTCAATGCGGCTGGTCTCAAGGGAAACAGCAACCAATACAACCCTTCAGATTCACTCACGCTGAGCTTTGTGGAGACCAAGAAGGGGGCGGACGCCCTCGAGCATTTCCTCCTCAAGGAGGGATATCCTGTCACCAGCATTCATGGTGACCGCAGTCAGCGGGAACGCGAGGAAGCTCTCTGGTCCTTCCGTACAGGTCGTACGCCCATCCTAGTTGCTACTGCT GTGGCAGCAAGAGGCCTGGACATCCCCAATGTGAAGCATGTCATCAACTTTGACCTGCCGAGTGATATAGAAGAGTACGTGCACAGGATTGGCCGCACTGGCCGTGTAGGAAACTTAG GTCTGGCAACTTCCTTCTTTAACGAGAAGAACCGCAACATGGCCCTGGACTTGGTGGAGCTCATCACGGAGACCAAGCAGGAACTTCCCGACTGGTTGGCTGCTTTGGCGAAAGAGGTCCAGGCCGAGCAGCGCTCATCCAACCAGCGTCGGTACGGAGGAGGAGGCCGCAG TGGTCGCTATGGAGCTGGCGGATTTGGAAGCCGCGACTACCGCCAGTACAGCCGCGACCGTCCCGCCGGGGGCAGCGGACCAGGCGGACGCCCCGTCAACAACAACGCAGGTGGTTATGGTGGAGGTGCGCCACAATATGGTGGCTATGGCGCCAACCACTTTGCCGGCAACACCTACCGTCCCAGCAGCTATGGTGGGAACTACAGCTCTTCTTCCACCGATTGGTGGGGGAACTAA
- the LOC135367390 gene encoding ATP-dependent RNA helicase DDX3X-like isoform X2, protein MAHWDKSLPLWNPSVPVDFASCWVLCNNFAGLDLNSGCQGNKSAPTRYVPPHLRNNRSHQGPQQSNQFATQKSYTDFRGAEDWGGRDAGDRFKGGERGGRGGADFSNFGGRGKRNDAGNVRNSGFPPRQGGGGNWRNPEEAAKEGWGARDGERGGGGGGNWDRRNGGRRTYDDEDWTRPLPRDERIEKELFSQGHTGINFEKYEDIPVEATGEDAPKHITSFDECSMTEIIRNNIELTHYRNPTPVQKYAIPIILGKRDLMACAQTGSGKTAAFLVPILNQIFEDGAPKNVPAPTRYSSRPKQYPLALILSPTRELACQIYDEACKFAYRSRVRPCVVYGGADPVQQMRDLDKGCHLLVATPGRLVDMMERGKVSLELVRYLVLDEADRMLDMGFEPQIRRIVLEDNMPATGRRQTLMFSATFPKKVQELARKFLDNYIFLAVGRVGSTSENITQKVVWVEEHDKRSFLLDLLNAAGLKGNSNQYNPSDSLTLSFVETKKGADALEHFLLKEGYPVTSIHGDRSQREREEALWSFRTGRTPILVATAVAARGLDIPNVKHVINFDLPSDIEEYVHRIGRTGRVGNLGLATSFFNEKNRNMALDLVELITETKQELPDWLAALAKEVQAEQRSSNQRRGRYGAGGFGSRDYRQYSRDRPAGGSGPGGRPVNNNAGGYGGGAPQYGGYGANHFAGNTYRPSSYGGNYSSSSTDWWGN, encoded by the exons ATGGCGCACTGGGATAAAAGTTTACCTTTGTGGAATCCGTCAGTGCCTGTGGATTTTGCATCCTGTTGGGTCCTCTGCAACAAT tttgctGGTCTAGACTTGAACTCTGGTTGTCAGGGTAACAAATCTG CCCCAACCAGGTACGTGCCCCCACACTTGAGGAACAACCGTTCCCACCAAGGCCCTCAGCAGTCAAACCAGTTTGCAACTCAGAAAAGTTACACAGACTTCCGTGGGGCTGAAGATTGGGGTGGACGTGACGCGGGAGACCGTTTCAAGG GAGGCGAACGTGGTGGACGTGGTGGTGCTGACTTCTCCAACTTTGGGGGTCGAGGAAAGAGAAACGACGCTGGCAATGTGCGCAACAGTGGCTTCCCACCTCGTCA GGGTGGTGGCGGAAACTGGAGAAACCCAGAGGAAGCAGCAAAGGAAGGCTGGGGTGCACGTGACGGAGAgcgtggcggtggtggtggcggcAACTGGGACCGCCGCAATGGGGGCCGGCGCACTTATGACGATGAGGACTGGACGAGACCCCTACCTAGGGACGAGCGGATAGAGAA agAATTATTTTCCCAGGGTCACACTGGGATCAACTTTGAAAAGTATGAAGATATTCCTGTTGAGGCAACTGGAGAAGATGCCCCAAAGCATATTACCTCATTCGATGAGTGCTCAATGACGGAGATTATCCGCAACAACATTGAGCTGACCCACTACCGTAATCCCACCCCGGTGCAGAAGTATGCCATACCCATCATCTTGGGCAAACGTGATCTCATGGCCTGCGCACAGACGG GGTCGGGAAAGACGGCGGCCTTTCTGGTGCCGATTCTGAACCAGATCTTCGAGGACGGTGCCCCCAAGAACGTTCCTGCACCAACACGCTATTCGTCCAGGCCGAAGCAATATCCCCTGGCACTCATCTTGAGTCCCACCAGGGAGCTGGCGTGCCAGATCTATGACGAGGCGTGCAAGTTTGCATACCGCTCACGGGTGAGGCCCTGCGTAGTGTATGGTGGAGCTGATCCCGTGCAACAGATGAGGGATCTGGACAAGGGCTGCCATCTGTTGGTTGCCACACCCGGTCGTCTCGTAGACATGATGGAGCGTGGCAAG GTGAGCCTGGAGCTGGTGCGTTACCTAGTACTGGACGAAGCTGACCGTATGCTGGACATGGGCTTTGAGCCTCAGATTAGACGCATTGTGCTCGAGGACAACATGCCTGCCACAGGGCGGCGCCAGACCCTTATGTTCTCCGCTACGTTTCCCAAGAAAGTTCAG GAGCTGGCACGGAAGTTCTTGGACAATTACATATTCTTGGCGGTGGGACGTGTGGGCAGCACGTCTGAGAACATCACCCAGAAGGTGGTGTGGGTGGAGGAGCATGACAAACGTTCCTTCTTGCTGGATCTGCTCAATGCGGCTGGTCTCAAGGGAAACAGCAACCAATACAACCCTTCAGATTCACTCACGCTGAGCTTTGTGGAGACCAAGAAGGGGGCGGACGCCCTCGAGCATTTCCTCCTCAAGGAGGGATATCCTGTCACCAGCATTCATGGTGACCGCAGTCAGCGGGAACGCGAGGAAGCTCTCTGGTCCTTCCGTACAGGTCGTACGCCCATCCTAGTTGCTACTGCT GTGGCAGCAAGAGGCCTGGACATCCCCAATGTGAAGCATGTCATCAACTTTGACCTGCCGAGTGATATAGAAGAGTACGTGCACAGGATTGGCCGCACTGGCCGTGTAGGAAACTTAG GTCTGGCAACTTCCTTCTTTAACGAGAAGAACCGCAACATGGCCCTGGACTTGGTGGAGCTCATCACGGAGACCAAGCAGGAACTTCCCGACTGGTTGGCTGCTTTGGCGAAAGAGGTCCAGGCCGAGCAGCGCTCATCCAACCAGCGTCG TGGTCGCTATGGAGCTGGCGGATTTGGAAGCCGCGACTACCGCCAGTACAGCCGCGACCGTCCCGCCGGGGGCAGCGGACCAGGCGGACGCCCCGTCAACAACAACGCAGGTGGTTATGGTGGAGGTGCGCCACAATATGGTGGCTATGGCGCCAACCACTTTGCCGGCAACACCTACCGTCCCAGCAGCTATGGTGGGAACTACAGCTCTTCTTCCACCGATTGGTGGGGGAACTAA
- the LOC135367390 gene encoding ATP-dependent RNA helicase DDX3X-like isoform X1, whose protein sequence is MAHWDKSLPLWNPSVPVDFASCWVLCNNFAGLDLNSGCQGNKSAPTRYVPPHLRNNRSHQGPQQSNQFATQKSYTDFRGAEDWGGRDAGDRFKGGERGGRGGADFSNFGGRGKRNDAGNVRNSGFPPRQGGGGNWRNPEEAAKEGWGARDGERGGGGGGNWDRRNGGRRTYDDEDWTRPLPRDERIEKELFSQGHTGINFEKYEDIPVEATGEDAPKHITSFDECSMTEIIRNNIELTHYRNPTPVQKYAIPIILGKRDLMACAQTGSGKTAAFLVPILNQIFEDGAPKNVPAPTRYSSRPKQYPLALILSPTRELACQIYDEACKFAYRSRVRPCVVYGGADPVQQMRDLDKGCHLLVATPGRLVDMMERGKVSLELVRYLVLDEADRMLDMGFEPQIRRIVLEDNMPATGRRQTLMFSATFPKKVQELARKFLDNYIFLAVGRVGSTSENITQKVVWVEEHDKRSFLLDLLNAAGLKGNSNQYNPSDSLTLSFVETKKGADALEHFLLKEGYPVTSIHGDRSQREREEALWSFRTGRTPILVATAVAARGLDIPNVKHVINFDLPSDIEEYVHRIGRTGRVGNLGLATSFFNEKNRNMALDLVELITETKQELPDWLAALAKEVQAEQRSSNQRRYGGGGRSGRYGAGGFGSRDYRQYSRDRPAGGSGPGGRPVNNNAGGYGGGAPQYGGYGANHFAGNTYRPSSYGGNYSSSSTDWWGN, encoded by the exons ATGGCGCACTGGGATAAAAGTTTACCTTTGTGGAATCCGTCAGTGCCTGTGGATTTTGCATCCTGTTGGGTCCTCTGCAACAAT tttgctGGTCTAGACTTGAACTCTGGTTGTCAGGGTAACAAATCTG CCCCAACCAGGTACGTGCCCCCACACTTGAGGAACAACCGTTCCCACCAAGGCCCTCAGCAGTCAAACCAGTTTGCAACTCAGAAAAGTTACACAGACTTCCGTGGGGCTGAAGATTGGGGTGGACGTGACGCGGGAGACCGTTTCAAGG GAGGCGAACGTGGTGGACGTGGTGGTGCTGACTTCTCCAACTTTGGGGGTCGAGGAAAGAGAAACGACGCTGGCAATGTGCGCAACAGTGGCTTCCCACCTCGTCA GGGTGGTGGCGGAAACTGGAGAAACCCAGAGGAAGCAGCAAAGGAAGGCTGGGGTGCACGTGACGGAGAgcgtggcggtggtggtggcggcAACTGGGACCGCCGCAATGGGGGCCGGCGCACTTATGACGATGAGGACTGGACGAGACCCCTACCTAGGGACGAGCGGATAGAGAA agAATTATTTTCCCAGGGTCACACTGGGATCAACTTTGAAAAGTATGAAGATATTCCTGTTGAGGCAACTGGAGAAGATGCCCCAAAGCATATTACCTCATTCGATGAGTGCTCAATGACGGAGATTATCCGCAACAACATTGAGCTGACCCACTACCGTAATCCCACCCCGGTGCAGAAGTATGCCATACCCATCATCTTGGGCAAACGTGATCTCATGGCCTGCGCACAGACGG GGTCGGGAAAGACGGCGGCCTTTCTGGTGCCGATTCTGAACCAGATCTTCGAGGACGGTGCCCCCAAGAACGTTCCTGCACCAACACGCTATTCGTCCAGGCCGAAGCAATATCCCCTGGCACTCATCTTGAGTCCCACCAGGGAGCTGGCGTGCCAGATCTATGACGAGGCGTGCAAGTTTGCATACCGCTCACGGGTGAGGCCCTGCGTAGTGTATGGTGGAGCTGATCCCGTGCAACAGATGAGGGATCTGGACAAGGGCTGCCATCTGTTGGTTGCCACACCCGGTCGTCTCGTAGACATGATGGAGCGTGGCAAG GTGAGCCTGGAGCTGGTGCGTTACCTAGTACTGGACGAAGCTGACCGTATGCTGGACATGGGCTTTGAGCCTCAGATTAGACGCATTGTGCTCGAGGACAACATGCCTGCCACAGGGCGGCGCCAGACCCTTATGTTCTCCGCTACGTTTCCCAAGAAAGTTCAG GAGCTGGCACGGAAGTTCTTGGACAATTACATATTCTTGGCGGTGGGACGTGTGGGCAGCACGTCTGAGAACATCACCCAGAAGGTGGTGTGGGTGGAGGAGCATGACAAACGTTCCTTCTTGCTGGATCTGCTCAATGCGGCTGGTCTCAAGGGAAACAGCAACCAATACAACCCTTCAGATTCACTCACGCTGAGCTTTGTGGAGACCAAGAAGGGGGCGGACGCCCTCGAGCATTTCCTCCTCAAGGAGGGATATCCTGTCACCAGCATTCATGGTGACCGCAGTCAGCGGGAACGCGAGGAAGCTCTCTGGTCCTTCCGTACAGGTCGTACGCCCATCCTAGTTGCTACTGCT GTGGCAGCAAGAGGCCTGGACATCCCCAATGTGAAGCATGTCATCAACTTTGACCTGCCGAGTGATATAGAAGAGTACGTGCACAGGATTGGCCGCACTGGCCGTGTAGGAAACTTAG GTCTGGCAACTTCCTTCTTTAACGAGAAGAACCGCAACATGGCCCTGGACTTGGTGGAGCTCATCACGGAGACCAAGCAGGAACTTCCCGACTGGTTGGCTGCTTTGGCGAAAGAGGTCCAGGCCGAGCAGCGCTCATCCAACCAGCGTCGGTACGGAGGAGGAGGCCGCAG TGGTCGCTATGGAGCTGGCGGATTTGGAAGCCGCGACTACCGCCAGTACAGCCGCGACCGTCCCGCCGGGGGCAGCGGACCAGGCGGACGCCCCGTCAACAACAACGCAGGTGGTTATGGTGGAGGTGCGCCACAATATGGTGGCTATGGCGCCAACCACTTTGCCGGCAACACCTACCGTCCCAGCAGCTATGGTGGGAACTACAGCTCTTCTTCCACCGATTGGTGGGGGAACTAA
- the LOC135366298 gene encoding uncharacterized protein LOC135366298 has protein sequence MAHVQPPQGTPGSSNVPPRSPTTVAAQPATRRTPPAAARLPVSVASSAPSSATTTRTISTKPVSRRTTAAGPFRRMTIKPSATGRRGVVISVPSPQVSPKRSRALGAKSRGRSRGRSRGRSRARSRAVSRAVSKLRRKSLSLAGKEHETELYDSEESSVSRSNRRCRLCCVICITEAFVVGFIVSLVIGYMFLVDLDNGPPSKAIGAANLVDIVFDVDGRAILVPVENVSRKNDPFRI, from the exons ATGGCGCACGTCCAACCTCCGCAGGGCACCCCAGGCTCATCAAATGTTCCTCCGAGATCACCTACTACCGTGGCTGCGCAGCCCGCCACACGACGGACACCTCCTGCAGCTGCGCGGTTACCAGTTTCTGTGGCTTCGTCCGCACCTTCCTCTGCCACGACCACGAGAACCATATCGACAAAGCCTGTCTCCCGGAGAACGACCGCAGCTGGACCATTTCGAAGGATGACTATCAAGCCATCTGCTACGGGGCGCAGAGGAGTCGTGATTTCCGTACCTTCACCCCAAGTGTCCCCTAAGAGAAGTAGAGCACTGGGGGCAAAGTCGAGGGGGAGATCGAGAGGGAGATCGAGGGGAAGATCGAGGGCGAGGTCCAGGGCCGTGTCCAGGGCCGTGTCCAAATTGCGGAGGAAATCTCTCTCCCTCGCTGGCAAGGAACATGAGACAGAGTTGTACGACTCTGAGGAGTCATCAGTGAGCCGGAGCAATCGTCGCTGCCGTCTCTGTTGTGTCATCTGCATAACAGAGGCATTCGTCGTTGGATTCATCGTCTCACTAGTAATCG GGTACATGTTCCTGGTGGACTTGGACAACGGCCCGCCGTCCAAGGCAATTGGGGCGGCGAATCTGGTCGACATAGTCTTTGACGTGGACGGACGTGCAATATTGGTGCCGGTTGAAAATGTATCTAGGAAGAACGACCCGTTCAGAATATGA